Proteins from a genomic interval of Paenibacillus sp. FSL H8-0048:
- a CDS encoding SGNH/GDSL hydrolase family protein — MSQMQTYQPAANHVRIIGRTHWMGEVLWLALSGGGVEFSFCGRAARITLQGDDTATTGNNLARIGISVNGRRVIDDQVDQPRKTYTVFESDTEQEVTVRITKLSEAAMSTVGIVEIAVQAEEGIKPTPSPQHTIEFIGDSITCGYGVDDEEALHTFSTATEDVTKAYAYLSAEQLGADYSMVCYSGYGIITGYTENDQKLTTHLLPDYYEKVGKSEGRFGGSLLPQEIPWEFSRFTPELIVINLGTNDDSYTKEDPAKQADYAENYAAFLQKVREKNPDSTILCTLGIMGDRLYPTLEQAVSRYTRETGDSRISVMKFEVQREEDGYAVDFHPSRLTHRKAADRLTSEIRKLMNW, encoded by the coding sequence ATGTCCCAGATGCAAACGTACCAACCGGCAGCTAATCATGTCAGAATTATCGGGCGGACCCACTGGATGGGGGAGGTGCTGTGGCTGGCGCTCTCCGGCGGCGGGGTGGAATTCTCTTTCTGCGGCCGGGCGGCCCGGATCACTCTGCAAGGCGATGATACCGCAACAACCGGCAACAATCTGGCCCGGATCGGAATCAGCGTTAACGGCCGGCGGGTGATAGACGATCAGGTGGATCAGCCGCGCAAAACGTATACAGTGTTCGAAAGCGACACCGAGCAAGAGGTTACCGTAAGAATTACGAAGCTGTCTGAAGCGGCCATGTCAACGGTTGGCATTGTAGAGATCGCGGTGCAGGCTGAGGAAGGGATTAAGCCGACCCCATCCCCGCAGCATACGATCGAATTCATCGGCGATTCCATTACCTGCGGGTATGGTGTGGATGATGAAGAGGCGCTACATACTTTTTCTACGGCTACAGAAGATGTAACGAAGGCCTACGCCTACCTGAGCGCAGAGCAGCTTGGTGCGGATTACAGTATGGTATGTTACAGCGGATACGGCATTATTACCGGCTACACGGAGAACGACCAGAAGCTGACCACGCATCTTCTGCCCGATTACTACGAGAAGGTGGGTAAGTCGGAAGGGAGGTTCGGCGGCAGTCTGCTGCCCCAGGAGATTCCTTGGGAGTTCAGCAGATTCACACCGGAGCTGATCGTCATTAATCTGGGGACCAACGACGATTCGTACACCAAGGAGGACCCCGCCAAGCAGGCGGATTATGCAGAGAACTATGCCGCTTTTCTCCAAAAGGTCAGAGAGAAAAATCCCGATTCCACCATTCTATGTACATTGGGTATCATGGGGGACAGGCTGTATCCTACACTGGAGCAGGCGGTGAGCCGCTATACCCGGGAAACTGGCGACAGCAGGATTTCAGTGATGAAGTTCGAGGTACAGCGCGAAGAGGACGGCTACGCCGTTGACTTTCACCCTTCCCGGCTGACCCACCGCAAAGCAGCTGACAGACTGACATCCGAAATCCGAAAGCTGATGAATTGGTGA
- a CDS encoding DUF1963 domain-containing protein, translating into MSERLPCQTPGCTGTILPATALKTGGICMPCYQQKRAIGRQAYIEQNRKEVNRYAGIHDPVEILTIMHSPRKPDPLIKEVPYPRTAQELYHDLTEEQRERMESYAVHLLEEEDIDQAEMVLVSLLCFTDTRLGPGLEMLLRTGNYAPAILFKNADAKVRDRLIAQVESDPVNRNLLLLALAWIGDEVVVRQFASWRQSPPEWAAALYQAPETYALEAGWELDAVGGKRQLYHPECYPFLVSREDTPEAPGAPAAVQMLQTGTQACPWCGGALTVLFDYDLQHPQVRFMELPGKRLRIAACMHCNCYGTVYMKIDLEGGYSWSEYNVVPGYLPDNTGGALACSGWHVMQLSEQPAGTYESAHWVLEAPASQIGGHPAWIQDADYPACPCCAQTMTFAAQADMGQVAEDEGIYYAFLCRECLITAVNYQQT; encoded by the coding sequence ATGAGCGAACGTCTGCCTTGTCAGACCCCGGGCTGCACGGGAACAATTCTTCCTGCAACCGCACTGAAGACCGGGGGCATCTGTATGCCCTGCTATCAGCAGAAGAGAGCGATAGGAAGACAGGCTTATATTGAACAGAACCGTAAAGAGGTGAACAGATATGCCGGTATCCATGATCCGGTTGAGATTCTCACCATTATGCACAGCCCGCGGAAGCCTGATCCGCTGATCAAGGAAGTTCCTTACCCCCGGACTGCACAGGAGCTGTATCATGATTTGACAGAGGAACAGAGAGAACGGATGGAGAGCTACGCCGTTCATTTATTGGAAGAAGAGGATATAGACCAGGCGGAGATGGTCCTGGTGTCACTCCTCTGCTTCACAGATACACGGCTTGGGCCAGGTCTGGAAATGCTCCTCCGCACAGGGAATTATGCACCCGCGATCCTTTTCAAGAATGCTGACGCGAAGGTAAGGGACCGGCTCATTGCCCAGGTGGAGTCCGATCCGGTTAACCGTAATCTGCTGCTGCTGGCGCTGGCCTGGATTGGCGATGAAGTGGTGGTCAGGCAGTTCGCGTCATGGCGGCAGTCCCCGCCGGAGTGGGCAGCAGCGTTATATCAGGCGCCAGAGACGTATGCCCTTGAAGCTGGCTGGGAGCTGGATGCTGTAGGCGGAAAAAGGCAACTATACCATCCTGAATGTTACCCCTTCCTGGTAAGCAGGGAAGACACTCCGGAAGCGCCTGGTGCTCCGGCGGCGGTTCAAATGCTTCAGACAGGAACGCAAGCCTGTCCTTGGTGCGGAGGTGCGCTAACCGTTTTATTCGATTACGATTTGCAGCATCCGCAGGTTAGGTTCATGGAACTTCCCGGCAAGCGGTTAAGAATTGCGGCCTGTATGCACTGCAACTGTTACGGCACTGTATATATGAAGATTGATCTGGAGGGCGGATATTCATGGAGTGAATATAATGTTGTTCCCGGATATCTGCCTGACAATACTGGAGGAGCATTGGCGTGTAGCGGATGGCATGTAATGCAGCTGTCGGAACAGCCGGCCGGTACTTATGAGAGTGCACACTGGGTGCTGGAGGCACCGGCCTCACAGATCGGAGGGCATCCGGCCTGGATTCAGGATGCGGACTATCCGGCCTGTCCCTGCTGCGCACAGACGATGACTTTTGCAGCGCAGGCGGATATGGGCCAGGTGGCGGAGGACGAGGGGATTTATTATGCTTTTCTGTGCCGGGAGTGCCTGATTACAGCGGTGAATTACCAGCAGACCTGA
- a CDS encoding ATP-dependent DNA helicase codes for MYDRFKRLGLTERLGQQDMSLDIADAYVHGRNAMIEAGVGIGKSFAYLIPGLLINQLSRQPVIIATSSIQLSEQIHKDLRFIGSRLGFSMVRSVVGKGMGQYACRYRAADLFPSGEPGSPLTVLAEGILNAEINERADLKGGVNDALWSNVCVTDCKFEHCHYKHTCAFYDMRAKINAGPGEMDIIIVNQDLLIRDLIKKKEGTKGLITERPALIIIDEAHNLEAKVRDAQTHEFTFRGISRVLEDAMQLLYKQSADRSLMKSFQFVRRCAKELFRQIEADLLHTAKQDTDRIKVSAITGVPLEQAVQLLQEFRLSLSVLTSRHEREIDNTFEAVNAMIDLFQVLAGTEDNYLLWASQPRGEASVSICPKGISQFLKYSIFNGKTSVILTSATLSQSGGTLEEQYAYLSRSLGYRGEYMERQASPFDYDNHTMMYIAKDVPYYNHNNREAYLEAAYKELLRLCNLTDGRTLVLFSAKEDMKYIHKKLSEEKVKWALHMQREGSSQDGVITEFRASKGVLLSTGVFWEGVNIEGADLSHLIVFRLPFPVPADPVYEYKAAQAGNPLMEVYVPDMLLRLRQGTGRLIRSETDLGVLSILDSRLSAAARNPYREQVLAALPFTKVTEEFGVLEKFVREKGIHR; via the coding sequence ATGTATGACCGGTTCAAACGGCTCGGTCTCACTGAACGGCTCGGCCAGCAGGATATGTCGCTGGATATTGCTGACGCTTATGTCCATGGCCGGAATGCAATGATTGAAGCCGGGGTCGGCATCGGCAAATCCTTCGCCTACCTGATTCCCGGCCTGCTCATTAATCAGCTCTCCCGGCAGCCGGTCATTATCGCCACCTCGTCCATCCAGCTCTCCGAACAGATCCATAAGGATCTGCGGTTCATCGGCAGCCGGCTCGGCTTCTCCATGGTCCGCTCTGTGGTCGGCAAGGGCATGGGGCAATATGCCTGCCGGTACCGGGCAGCGGACCTGTTCCCGTCCGGGGAGCCCGGCTCCCCGCTCACTGTACTGGCAGAGGGTATCCTTAATGCAGAAATTAACGAACGGGCAGATCTGAAGGGCGGGGTCAATGATGCCTTATGGTCTAACGTGTGTGTGACGGATTGCAAGTTCGAGCACTGCCACTACAAGCATACCTGCGCCTTCTATGACATGCGGGCTAAGATCAACGCCGGCCCGGGTGAGATGGATATCATCATCGTGAACCAGGATCTGCTGATCCGTGACCTGATCAAGAAAAAAGAAGGCACCAAAGGCCTGATCACCGAGCGGCCTGCACTGATTATTATAGATGAGGCGCATAATCTGGAGGCCAAGGTCCGGGATGCCCAGACGCATGAGTTCACCTTCCGGGGGATCTCACGGGTGCTGGAGGATGCCATGCAGCTGCTGTATAAGCAATCCGCAGACCGCAGCCTGATGAAGTCCTTCCAGTTCGTCCGGCGCTGCGCCAAAGAGCTGTTCAGACAGATAGAAGCAGACCTGCTGCACACGGCCAAGCAGGATACTGACCGGATTAAAGTATCGGCGATTACGGGAGTCCCGCTAGAGCAGGCTGTGCAGCTTCTGCAGGAGTTCCGCCTCAGCCTCTCGGTCTTGACTTCCCGGCATGAGCGGGAGATCGATAATACCTTCGAAGCGGTTAACGCAATGATTGACCTCTTCCAGGTGCTTGCCGGGACGGAGGACAACTATCTGCTCTGGGCCAGCCAGCCCCGGGGAGAAGCTTCCGTCAGTATCTGCCCTAAGGGGATTAGCCAATTCCTGAAATACAGTATATTTAACGGCAAGACCTCTGTCATTCTGACCTCTGCGACCCTCAGCCAGTCGGGCGGTACGCTGGAGGAGCAATACGCTTATCTGTCCCGTTCGCTGGGCTACAGGGGGGAGTATATGGAGCGTCAAGCTTCACCGTTCGATTACGACAACCACACGATGATGTATATCGCCAAGGACGTTCCTTACTATAACCACAACAACCGGGAAGCTTATCTGGAAGCGGCATATAAGGAGCTGCTGCGGCTATGCAATCTAACGGATGGGCGGACCCTGGTGCTTTTTTCGGCCAAAGAGGATATGAAGTACATTCACAAGAAGCTGAGCGAGGAGAAAGTGAAGTGGGCGCTGCATATGCAGCGGGAAGGCTCGTCCCAGGACGGGGTGATCACTGAGTTCCGGGCGAGCAAGGGCGTGCTGCTGAGTACCGGTGTGTTCTGGGAAGGCGTGAATATTGAGGGGGCAGATCTGTCGCATCTGATCGTCTTCCGGCTGCCGTTCCCGGTTCCGGCCGATCCTGTCTACGAATACAAGGCTGCGCAGGCGGGGAATCCGCTTATGGAGGTCTACGTGCCGGACATGCTGCTCCGCCTGCGGCAAGGCACCGGGCGTCTGATCCGCAGCGAGACAGACCTCGGCGTGCTCAGCATTCTGGATTCCCGCCTGTCGGCCGCAGCCCGCAACCCGTACCGGGAGCAGGTCCTTGCCGCGCTGCCGTTCACCAAGGTGACGGAGGAGTTCGGGGTGCTGGAGAAGTTTGTGCGGGAGAAGGGGATTCACCGGTGA